The window TTTTCCCTTAGGTAACACCCATTGTTCTTTATCATTTTTTAGTATAAATACTTTATCCTCTCGGAACACAACTCCACCTGCACAATTTCTCACAATCATTAGTCCTATCGCCTCCTTTTATTTTCTTATTTTTATAATACCCTATTTTCAGAATTATTGCAATGGAATATTAAATCTTTATCTTTCATTATTTATTATATGCTAAGAAATAAAATATAACCCACTTTTTAAAGTTTTTTTATTTTTTCTATGGAAACCTTTGCATCCCTTCTTACATAAGACTTTTCATCTTCTAACAAAGGTTCTAAAAGTTTAATAGATTCTTCATCCCCTATATTCCCTAAAGCTTTTGCTGAATATTGTCTTACCTGGGCATTACTATCGTTTAAAACATTTTCTAACCATTCCTTAGTATCCTTATTGCCTATTTTACCCAACGCAGAACAGGATAGCCTTCTTAAATTACCATTATTACTGGACAGTTCCATTCTTAAAAGTGGAAGTAATTTTTCATTTCTAAGTTCTCCTATAAGCCATATAAGTATCATTCTATCTTCATAATTTTTGAAAGATACATATCGCTTATAAATTTCAGCAGCTAAATCGTCTTTGTCTTTTTCACTGATCTTTTCTAAATATCTAACTCTTCTATCTTTAGACATACTTATTATACTGATTAATTTATCCGGTTTCTT is drawn from Tissierellales bacterium and contains these coding sequences:
- a CDS encoding HEAT repeat domain-containing protein; the encoded protein is MNSKISWNNIKNLKEHYITYLLYKEGKSIDTISIIRRLDKKQVENHIIKTKIELNTRRKKKPDKLISIISMSKDRRVRYLEKISEKDKDDLAAEIYKRYVSFKNYEDRMILIWLIGELRNEKLLPLLRMELSSNNGNLRRLSCSALGKIGNKDTKEWLENVLNDSNAQVRQYSAKALGNIGDEESIKLLEPLLEDEKSYVRRDAKVSIEKIKKL